The Bacteroidota bacterium genome has a window encoding:
- a CDS encoding insulinase family protein, with product MRNTYLAILGFLLALNLHAQPAGFSWTEKTSAGRTYRTVTNDPSGTRFYTLPNGLTVILSVNKNEPRIQTLIVTKAGSKTDPSTNTGLAHYLEHMLFKGTDKFGTRDWAKEEPLLNEIDRLYEVYNKTKDPVERTRIYAQIDSVSYVASGYAIANEYDKMCSSMGAKGTNASTSFDRTDYINNIPANMLDKWLELEGERLRKPVLRLFHTELEAVYEEKNNGLDDDDQKVFETIFANLFLKHNYGLQTTIGTIDHLKNPSLNEIRKYFYANYVPNNMAVILAGDFDPDAAIAKIEKTFAFMQPKPVANYTYQAETPISQPVVREVFGQTTSKVNIAFRMPGAATDDAMMLSLVSNMLNNGKAGLIDLNLVKKQQLLESYAFNWNLKDYSVLWLGATPREGQSLETARDLLLGEIEKLRKGDFDASLITSIINNNKRQKLETFETNMGRAFTLEEFFYNEVDWTRYFSDDNFYSKVTKEDVMEFANKYLPANGYVCVFKRQGEDPNVLKVDKPKITPVQVNRDDQSDFLKQFLAKPAVPLQPVFLDYNRDIARAAVGNNKVLAVQNKDNSLFSLYYVFEMGKNNDAKLPLAVKYLEFLGTDKYSSEAISKEFYRLACNFSVSSNDEQTYVNLSGLQENFAEALGLFEHLLANCKPDETALKNMIEDEIKARENNKLEISYISGSAMNAYGKYEGKNPFNDVLSSEQLRALKGGELTEILHGLTGYAHNILYYGPLAVTEATAVVARHHTDGKAPKTVPPAKQYRYRTVTDNQVYFTQYDQMVKAQINWTRNVMPFDVAVLPKVRLFNQYFGGDMSSIVFQEIRESKALAYSSYSFFAAPGRKEDPYSLFAYIGTQADKITQAIPAMNQLLTELPNSEKSFTQAKQAIRNNIAASRITKSQILFDYLTAQRRGIEFDIRRPVYEQVENLKFEDIQTFYNEHISKKPFVITVLGDKSKIDLTSLGKFGAVKELSMEELFGY from the coding sequence ATGCGCAACACCTATCTCGCCATCCTTGGCTTCCTGCTTGCCTTGAATCTACATGCCCAGCCAGCGGGTTTCAGCTGGACGGAAAAAACGTCCGCCGGTCGCACGTACCGTACGGTCACCAACGATCCAAGCGGCACCCGGTTCTATACGTTACCGAACGGCCTGACGGTCATTCTCTCGGTAAACAAGAACGAACCGCGCATCCAGACGCTGATTGTCACCAAAGCCGGCAGCAAGACCGACCCGTCAACGAACACCGGTCTGGCGCACTACCTGGAACACATGCTCTTCAAAGGCACCGATAAATTCGGCACCAGGGACTGGGCGAAGGAAGAACCCCTGCTGAATGAGATCGACCGTCTTTATGAAGTCTACAACAAGACGAAGGATCCTGTAGAACGCACCCGCATCTATGCGCAGATCGACTCGGTAAGCTACGTCGCTTCCGGCTACGCCATCGCCAACGAATACGATAAGATGTGCTCCAGCATGGGCGCCAAAGGCACCAACGCATCCACCAGCTTCGATCGTACCGATTACATCAACAACATCCCGGCCAACATGCTGGACAAATGGCTGGAGCTCGAAGGGGAACGCCTCCGCAAACCGGTGTTGCGCCTCTTCCACACGGAGCTCGAAGCGGTTTATGAGGAAAAGAACAACGGATTGGACGATGATGACCAGAAGGTCTTTGAAACCATCTTCGCCAACCTCTTTCTTAAACACAACTACGGTCTGCAAACGACGATCGGCACGATCGATCATCTGAAGAATCCTTCCCTGAACGAGATCCGGAAGTATTTCTATGCCAATTACGTTCCGAACAACATGGCCGTGATCCTGGCGGGTGATTTCGATCCCGATGCTGCCATCGCCAAGATTGAAAAGACCTTTGCATTCATGCAACCCAAGCCTGTAGCCAACTATACCTATCAGGCGGAAACGCCGATCTCCCAGCCGGTTGTCCGGGAAGTGTTCGGCCAGACTACATCCAAGGTCAACATCGCGTTCCGGATGCCGGGGGCGGCTACCGACGACGCCATGATGCTGTCGCTGGTCAGCAACATGCTGAACAACGGCAAGGCCGGCCTCATCGACCTGAACCTGGTGAAGAAACAGCAGTTGCTCGAGAGTTACGCATTCAACTGGAACCTGAAAGACTACAGTGTGTTGTGGCTTGGCGCTACGCCGCGTGAAGGCCAGTCGCTCGAAACCGCCCGCGATCTTTTGCTGGGTGAAATTGAAAAACTCCGTAAAGGAGATTTCGACGCCAGCCTGATCACCTCCATCATCAACAACAACAAGCGACAGAAGCTGGAGACCTTCGAGACCAATATGGGGCGCGCATTCACGCTGGAAGAATTCTTCTACAATGAGGTCGACTGGACCCGTTACTTTTCGGACGACAACTTCTACTCCAAAGTGACGAAGGAAGACGTCATGGAATTCGCCAACAAGTATTTGCCTGCCAATGGCTACGTCTGTGTCTTTAAACGCCAGGGCGAAGATCCGAACGTCCTGAAAGTCGACAAACCCAAGATCACACCGGTGCAGGTCAACCGCGACGACCAGTCCGATTTCCTGAAACAGTTCCTCGCCAAACCGGCCGTGCCGCTGCAGCCGGTCTTCCTGGATTACAACCGCGACATTGCCCGCGCCGCCGTTGGCAACAACAAGGTGCTGGCCGTTCAGAACAAAGACAACAGCCTCTTCTCTCTCTACTACGTTTTCGAGATGGGTAAGAACAACGATGCCAAGCTGCCCCTGGCCGTGAAATACCTGGAGTTTCTCGGAACGGACAAATACTCCTCCGAAGCCATCAGCAAGGAATTCTATCGGCTTGCCTGCAACTTCAGTGTTTCGAGTAACGACGAGCAGACCTATGTTAACCTGTCCGGCCTGCAGGAGAACTTCGCTGAAGCGCTCGGACTCTTCGAACACCTGCTTGCCAATTGCAAACCGGATGAGACGGCCTTGAAGAACATGATCGAGGACGAGATCAAGGCTCGCGAAAACAACAAACTTGAGATCTCTTACATCAGCGGTTCCGCCATGAACGCCTATGGCAAGTACGAAGGAAAGAATCCGTTCAACGATGTACTCAGTTCGGAACAATTACGTGCCCTCAAAGGCGGCGAACTCACGGAGATCCTGCATGGTCTTACCGGCTATGCACACAACATCCTTTACTATGGACCGCTCGCGGTAACGGAAGCGACGGCCGTTGTGGCTCGTCATCATACCGACGGAAAGGCCCCGAAAACCGTTCCGCCAGCGAAGCAATACCGCTACCGTACGGTGACCGACAATCAGGTGTATTTCACCCAGTACGACCAGATGGTGAAAGCCCAGATCAACTGGACACGGAATGTCATGCCGTTCGACGTTGCGGTGCTTCCGAAAGTTCGTTTGTTCAACCAGTATTTCGGTGGCGACATGTCTTCGATTGTGTTCCAGGAGATCCGCGAAAGCAAGGCCCTGGCCTACTCCAGCTATTCGTTCTTCGCCGCGCCCGGTCGCAAGGAAGATCCGTACAGCCTGTTTGCCTACATCGGCACACAGGCCGACAAGATCACCCAGGCGATCCCGGCCATGAATCAGTTGCTGACCGAACTGCCAAACTCGGAAAAATCGTTTACGCAGGCCAAACAGGCCATTCGCAACAACATCGCCGCTTCCCGGATCACCAAGTCGCAGATCCTCTTCGATTACCTCACTGCACAGCGTCGCGGGATCGAATTCGACATTCGTCGTCCGGTTTACGAACAAGTCGAAAACCTGAAGTTCGAAGACATTCAAACCTTCTACAACGAACACATTTCCAAAAAGCCGTTCGTGATCACGGTTCTCGGCGATAAGTCCAAAATCGACCTCACCTCTTTGGGAAAATTCGGGGCGGTGAAAGAACTTTCAATGGAAGAATTGTTCGGCTATTGA
- a CDS encoding DEAD/DEAH box helicase has product MPPVTAFSDFKLNKQLLTAIADQGWEAPTPIQEKAIPQILAGHDILGVAQTGTGKTAAYVLPILMKVKYAQGEDPRALILVPTRELVIQVADWVKALGKNTDLRTVALYGGVGIKPQAAALEAGCDIIVATPGRLMDLYLPGHVSLKKITTMVLDEAERLLDMGFRPQIGRILEVVPRKRQNMLFSATFGDRVKRISEEFLVAPMEIRIEERIRPARSVTQSVYFTPNLKTKINLLGELLAADGYNRVILFCKTKETATNIARYLSRKYGEETVRVIHGNKAQNTRLNAVEQFRRHEVRFLVSTDVAARGIDIPSVTHVFNFDVPLVYEDYVHRVGRTGRAFETGAAITFCAPDDEYHLRKIQKLIGEKIPVVSLPERVEVPETPFEEQQRILREIDMQRRKEDPTYQGAFHERKRKSDKTKKRRS; this is encoded by the coding sequence ATTCCACCCGTGACCGCCTTTTCCGATTTCAAACTCAACAAGCAACTGCTGACGGCGATCGCCGACCAGGGATGGGAAGCGCCCACACCCATCCAGGAGAAGGCCATACCGCAGATCCTCGCCGGCCACGATATCTTGGGCGTTGCCCAGACCGGTACCGGTAAGACAGCCGCGTATGTGCTGCCCATCCTGATGAAGGTCAAATACGCGCAAGGGGAAGATCCGCGTGCCTTGATCCTCGTTCCGACGAGGGAGTTGGTGATCCAGGTAGCGGATTGGGTGAAAGCCCTTGGAAAGAACACCGACCTGCGTACGGTAGCGCTCTACGGCGGCGTGGGTATCAAACCGCAGGCGGCAGCGCTTGAAGCCGGGTGCGATATCATCGTCGCGACACCAGGCCGCCTCATGGACCTCTACCTGCCGGGTCATGTTTCGTTGAAGAAGATAACGACGATGGTCCTCGATGAAGCGGAGCGACTGCTGGACATGGGTTTTCGGCCACAGATCGGTCGTATCCTGGAAGTAGTGCCGCGAAAACGACAGAACATGTTATTCTCCGCCACCTTCGGTGACCGCGTCAAACGGATCTCCGAAGAATTCCTGGTGGCGCCCATGGAAATCCGTATCGAGGAGCGAATCCGGCCAGCTCGCTCGGTCACGCAATCGGTCTATTTCACACCCAACCTGAAGACCAAGATCAATTTGCTGGGAGAGTTGCTTGCTGCCGATGGCTATAACCGGGTCATCCTGTTTTGTAAGACGAAAGAGACCGCTACCAACATCGCGCGCTACTTGTCAAGAAAGTACGGTGAAGAGACCGTCCGGGTGATCCACGGCAACAAGGCGCAGAATACGCGCCTGAACGCGGTAGAACAATTCCGCCGTCATGAGGTACGCTTCCTGGTCAGCACCGATGTCGCCGCACGCGGTATCGACATTCCGTCCGTTACGCACGTCTTCAATTTCGATGTTCCCCTGGTGTACGAAGATTATGTGCACCGGGTCGGACGCACCGGGCGTGCCTTTGAAACGGGGGCGGCAATCACCTTCTGTGCGCCCGATGACGAGTACCACTTGCGTAAGATCCAGAAATTGATCGGTGAGAAAATTCCCGTTGTGTCGTTGCCGGAGCGGGTGGAGGTGCCGGAAACGCCTTTCGAAGAACAACAACGCATCTTGCGGGAGATCGACATGCAGCGACGGAAGGAGGATCCCACTTATCAGGGAGCCTTTCACGAACGGAAACGCAAATCCGATAAAACGAAAAAGCGTCGTTCATGA
- a CDS encoding dipeptidase: MQQILDYIKTNEQRFLDELFELLRIPSVSADSKYKQDVARAAEFIKTKLIEAGADKVEVCPTAGHPIVYGEKIIDPKKPTVVVYGHYDVQPADPVNLWTTPPFEPVVRNGKIYARGSCDDKGQVYMHIKAFELMMRTNSLPCNVRFMIEGEEEVGSANLGDWIKANKSRLTGDIILISDTSIVANDIPSIEAGLRGLSYVEVEVTGPNRDLHSGVYGGAVANPIQVLCEMIASMKDENQHITIPGFYDKVLELSKTEREDLNRTPFDLDEYKKDLGVEDVRGEKGYTTLERTGIRPTLELNGIWGGYTGEGSKTVLPSKAFAKISMRLVPNQSSDEITKLFADHFKKIAPKSVKVEVRPHHGGEPVVTPTDSVAFKAASMAMEQTFGKKPIPTRGGGSIPIVALFEKELGLKSVLMGFGLDSDLIHSPNENYGLFNFYKGIETIPLFFKNFVELNGK, encoded by the coding sequence ATGCAACAGATCCTCGATTACATCAAAACCAACGAACAACGATTCCTCGACGAGCTTTTTGAGCTGCTACGCATACCGTCCGTAAGCGCCGACAGCAAGTATAAACAAGATGTCGCACGGGCTGCCGAATTCATCAAGACCAAGTTGATCGAAGCAGGTGCCGATAAAGTGGAAGTTTGCCCGACAGCCGGACACCCGATCGTGTACGGTGAGAAGATCATCGATCCGAAGAAACCGACGGTAGTGGTCTATGGTCATTACGATGTCCAGCCTGCCGATCCGGTAAACCTCTGGACGACACCTCCCTTCGAGCCGGTCGTTCGGAACGGGAAGATCTATGCCCGCGGTTCCTGCGACGACAAGGGCCAGGTATACATGCACATCAAAGCGTTCGAGTTGATGATGCGCACCAACTCCCTGCCGTGCAACGTCCGGTTCATGATCGAAGGCGAGGAAGAAGTAGGTTCCGCCAACCTGGGCGACTGGATCAAGGCAAACAAAAGCCGATTGACCGGCGACATCATTCTGATCAGCGATACGTCCATCGTTGCCAACGATATTCCCTCAATTGAAGCCGGGCTGCGTGGACTGAGCTACGTGGAAGTGGAAGTAACCGGTCCGAACCGCGATCTTCACTCCGGGGTGTACGGCGGCGCGGTCGCCAACCCGATTCAGGTCTTGTGCGAGATGATCGCCTCGATGAAAGACGAAAACCAGCACATCACCATTCCGGGATTCTACGACAAAGTGCTCGAACTCTCCAAAACGGAACGCGAAGACCTCAACCGGACACCCTTCGACCTCGATGAATACAAGAAGGACCTGGGCGTGGAAGACGTGCGCGGCGAAAAAGGATATACGACCCTGGAACGCACCGGCATACGGCCCACCCTCGAGCTGAACGGTATCTGGGGCGGATATACCGGCGAAGGCTCCAAAACCGTACTGCCATCGAAAGCCTTTGCGAAGATCTCCATGCGCCTCGTCCCCAACCAGTCGAGCGACGAGATCACAAAACTGTTTGCTGACCACTTCAAGAAGATCGCGCCGAAATCGGTGAAAGTGGAAGTCCGTCCGCACCATGGCGGAGAACCCGTCGTTACCCCGACTGATTCCGTCGCGTTCAAAGCAGCCAGCATGGCCATGGAACAGACCTTCGGCAAGAAACCGATCCCGACACGCGGCGGTGGTTCAATTCCGATCGTCGCCTTGTTTGAAAAAGAACTCGGCCTCAAATCGGTACTCATGGGCTTCGGCCTGGATTCCGATCTCATTCACTCCCCGAATGAAAACTACGGCCTGTTCAATTTTTACAAAGGCATCGAAACGATTCCGCTGTTCTTCAAGAACTTTGTTGAATTGAACGGAAAATAA
- the lptC gene encoding LPS export ABC transporter periplasmic protein LptC, whose protein sequence is MVKDVKTENRRSPLWLLILSMAVLTSCENDLEKVKLYGKAKELPVETGTNIKILYSDSARVQVEVNAPVLDRYDQENPYVEMPKGLRAFFYNDRMEVKSRLTADYGIRYERQQRMEARKNVVVVNEKGEQLNTEHLVWDEKQEKLLSDEFVKITTKDEIIFGNGFEANQDFSKYRIFKIKGTISINNPRNASHP, encoded by the coding sequence ATGGTGAAGGATGTTAAGACGGAAAATCGCCGGAGTCCACTGTGGCTGCTCATCCTGAGCATGGCTGTGCTGACTTCCTGTGAGAACGACCTTGAAAAAGTCAAACTCTACGGAAAGGCGAAGGAACTTCCCGTCGAAACCGGAACAAACATCAAGATCCTGTACAGCGATTCCGCCCGCGTGCAGGTAGAAGTCAATGCGCCGGTCCTCGACCGTTACGACCAGGAGAACCCCTATGTCGAGATGCCGAAAGGATTGCGTGCGTTCTTTTATAACGACCGAATGGAAGTCAAAAGCCGGTTGACAGCCGATTATGGCATTCGTTACGAGCGGCAGCAGCGTATGGAAGCGCGAAAAAACGTGGTCGTTGTGAATGAAAAAGGCGAACAATTGAATACCGAACACCTTGTCTGGGACGAAAAACAGGAAAAGCTGCTGAGCGACGAATTCGTCAAAATCACCACAAAAGACGAGATCATCTTCGGAAACGGTTTCGAGGCTAACCAGGATTTCTCGAAATACCGTATCTTTAAGATCAAAGGAACCATCTCCATCAACAACCCGCGCAATGCTTCGCATCCTTGA
- a CDS encoding HlyC/CorC family transporter, with translation MSDWTIILLTLVFSAFAAGSEIAFLSSNKLRIELDRSQGSFPARIIWNFVKSPSRFIATMLVANNISLVIYSIVMSERLLTHEVLTDRLPKGLHSEGSLLLIQTFLSTIVILISAEFIPKVLFRLNPNGILNILALPIQAVYYLLYPIVWVLLGISRFIMRRVFRIDYVEERPIFGRIDLDLYIRDITSKNSQAEEMDTEIRIFQNALDFKDVKVRETMVPRNEIVAVDVTESIEELRKLFVETKLSRILVYRESIDNIIGFVHHSELFRRPATIQEVLLPVSIVPEVMNANDLLKQFTAQHRSVAVVVDEFGGTAGMATFEDVMEEIFGEIQDEHDVPEEIEKQLGEHEYIFSGRLEIDYLNKKYGLEIPEHEAYETLAGFIFHHHENIPEQSEEIVVPPYVITALKVRNNRIDQVRLRVSHER, from the coding sequence ATGTCCGACTGGACGATCATTCTGCTAACACTCGTTTTTTCCGCCTTTGCCGCCGGTAGCGAGATCGCATTTCTTTCTTCCAACAAGTTACGCATCGAGCTCGACCGCAGCCAGGGAAGTTTTCCGGCCCGGATCATCTGGAACTTCGTCAAGTCTCCTTCCCGCTTCATCGCGACCATGTTGGTGGCCAATAACATCTCGCTGGTCATTTACAGTATCGTGATGTCGGAGCGGCTACTCACCCACGAGGTGCTCACGGACCGGCTGCCGAAGGGACTGCATTCGGAAGGATCGCTGTTGCTGATCCAGACGTTCCTCAGTACCATCGTCATTCTCATCTCGGCGGAATTCATTCCCAAGGTCTTATTCCGTTTGAACCCGAATGGCATCCTGAATATCCTTGCCCTCCCCATCCAGGCGGTGTACTATCTGCTCTACCCGATCGTATGGGTATTGCTGGGCATTTCGCGTTTCATCATGCGCAGGGTTTTCCGTATCGATTATGTGGAGGAACGGCCCATTTTCGGCCGCATCGACCTTGATCTGTACATCCGCGATATCACCAGTAAGAACTCCCAGGCGGAAGAAATGGATACCGAGATCCGCATCTTTCAGAATGCGCTTGATTTCAAAGACGTCAAAGTCCGCGAGACGATGGTCCCGCGCAATGAGATTGTTGCCGTCGACGTGACCGAATCCATCGAAGAGTTGCGGAAGTTATTCGTCGAGACCAAACTTTCCCGCATTCTCGTGTACCGGGAATCGATCGACAACATCATCGGATTCGTTCACCATTCGGAACTGTTTCGCAGACCCGCAACCATCCAGGAAGTCCTGTTGCCGGTCAGCATCGTACCGGAAGTGATGAACGCGAACGACCTGCTCAAACAATTCACCGCCCAACACCGCAGCGTTGCCGTCGTGGTCGACGAATTCGGAGGCACGGCCGGCATGGCGACTTTCGAAGACGTGATGGAAGAGATCTTCGGCGAGATCCAAGACGAACACGATGTTCCCGAGGAAATCGAAAAACAACTCGGCGAACACGAGTACATCTTTTCCGGCCGACTGGAAATCGACTACCTCAACAAGAAGTACGGCCTGGAAATCCCGGAACACGAAGCCTACGAGACACTGGCCGGATTCATTTTCCACCACCACGAGAACATCCCGGAGCAGAGCGAAGAGATCGTGGTGCCGCCTTACGTCATCACCGCGTTGAAAGTGCGCAACAACCGCATCGACCAGGTGCGGTTACGGGTCAGCCACGAACGGTGA
- a CDS encoding M13 family metallopeptidase, whose amino-acid sequence MKRTLLLVSLAAAAAALATTACKQSEAKKGVGVDLANIDSSAAPGNDFFQFANGSWIKANPIPNDQSRWGTFNILGDNNRKNLRGLAEEAAAKTGAAKGSPEQMVGDFWFTAMDTVSIEKAGAEPIKGDMSTIDGLKDMKSVLEYVSRLQKWGANPMFTFYAYQDPKNSEVVVPQLYQGGLSLPDRDYYVKTDARSQEVRKEFIAHVVKMFELYGLDNATATKYANTVLRIETALANASMTRVEQRDPFKTYNKVSIDDLNKLTPSIDWATMMDQLEVPKKYDYLVLGQPDFLKELEKQLKSSSLDDWKIYLKWNVLNNAGNILSDAFVMEDFRFNNQFMNGQKEIQPRWKRMVAMTDGMVGDALGQMYVAKYFPPEAKKKADELVSNLMAVYNDRIQKLDWMSDETKKKALEKLSTIQRKIGYPDKWKDYAGLSIDRSSFYQNILNAAKWNYEYMVKKVGQPVDRAEWGMTPPTVNAYYNPSLNEIVFPAGILQPPFFNAQADDAVNYGGIGAVIGHEITHGFDDEGRNYDAHGNLNSWWTSEDSAKFTAKAQRIVEQFNGYVVLDSLHVNGELTLGENIADLGGISISYEAFKRTPQGKGNEKIDGLTPDQRFFMGFATIWAGSIRPEMAAQRLITDPHSPAKYRVNGPLSNLQEFYSAFGLKEGDALYRPDSTRAKIW is encoded by the coding sequence ATGAAACGTACTCTCCTCCTGGTTTCGCTGGCCGCCGCCGCAGCTGCGCTTGCGACGACCGCTTGCAAACAGTCGGAAGCGAAGAAGGGTGTCGGCGTCGATCTCGCCAACATCGACTCGAGCGCAGCTCCCGGTAACGACTTCTTCCAATTTGCCAATGGCAGTTGGATCAAAGCCAATCCGATCCCGAACGATCAATCCCGTTGGGGCACATTCAACATCCTGGGCGACAACAACCGGAAAAACCTGCGTGGCCTTGCTGAAGAAGCAGCCGCCAAGACCGGCGCCGCGAAAGGAAGTCCTGAACAAATGGTCGGCGATTTCTGGTTCACCGCCATGGATACCGTCAGCATCGAGAAAGCCGGTGCCGAACCGATCAAGGGCGACATGAGCACGATCGACGGTCTGAAGGACATGAAGAGCGTGTTGGAATACGTTTCCCGCCTGCAGAAGTGGGGAGCCAATCCGATGTTCACGTTCTATGCTTACCAGGATCCCAAGAACAGCGAAGTCGTTGTTCCGCAGTTATACCAGGGCGGCCTCTCCCTGCCGGATCGCGACTACTACGTGAAGACGGACGCGCGTTCCCAGGAAGTACGGAAGGAGTTCATCGCTCACGTGGTGAAGATGTTCGAACTCTACGGACTTGACAACGCAACGGCAACGAAATACGCCAATACGGTCCTGCGCATCGAGACGGCGCTTGCCAACGCGTCGATGACCCGCGTGGAACAACGCGATCCGTTCAAGACCTACAACAAGGTCAGCATCGACGACCTCAACAAACTCACGCCGAGCATCGACTGGGCTACGATGATGGACCAGTTGGAAGTACCGAAGAAGTACGATTACCTGGTGCTGGGTCAGCCCGACTTTTTGAAAGAGCTCGAGAAGCAACTCAAATCAAGTTCGCTGGACGACTGGAAAATCTACCTCAAGTGGAATGTGCTGAATAATGCCGGCAACATCCTCAGCGACGCGTTCGTGATGGAGGACTTCCGCTTCAACAACCAGTTCATGAACGGCCAGAAAGAGATCCAGCCACGCTGGAAACGCATGGTCGCGATGACCGACGGAATGGTCGGCGATGCACTCGGTCAAATGTATGTTGCCAAGTATTTCCCGCCGGAAGCCAAGAAGAAGGCCGATGAGCTGGTGTCGAACCTGATGGCCGTGTACAACGACCGTATCCAGAAACTCGACTGGATGAGTGACGAAACGAAGAAGAAGGCGCTGGAGAAACTCAGCACCATTCAACGCAAGATCGGCTACCCGGACAAGTGGAAGGACTATGCGGGTCTGAGCATCGACCGGAGCTCGTTCTACCAGAACATCCTCAATGCCGCCAAATGGAACTACGAATACATGGTGAAGAAAGTCGGCCAACCGGTGGATCGCGCCGAGTGGGGCATGACGCCTCCTACCGTGAATGCTTACTACAATCCTTCCCTGAACGAGATCGTATTCCCGGCCGGCATCCTGCAGCCTCCGTTCTTCAATGCACAGGCGGATGACGCGGTGAACTACGGCGGCATCGGCGCGGTCATCGGTCACGAGATCACCCACGGCTTCGACGACGAAGGTCGTAACTACGACGCGCACGGCAACCTGAACAGCTGGTGGACCTCGGAAGATTCCGCGAAGTTCACGGCGAAGGCGCAGCGCATCGTAGAACAGTTCAACGGCTACGTGGTACTCGACAGCCTGCATGTGAACGGCGAACTGACCCTGGGCGAGAACATCGCCGACCTCGGCGGTATCAGCATCTCGTATGAAGCCTTCAAGCGTACGCCGCAAGGAAAAGGCAACGAAAAGATCGACGGCCTCACGCCGGATCAGCGCTTCTTCATGGGCTTTGCAACGATCTGGGCCGGCAGCATCCGTCCCGAGATGGCGGCACAGCGCCTCATCACGGACCCGCATTCGCCCGCTAAATACCGCGTGAATGGCCCGTTGAGTAACCTGCAGGAGTTTTACAGCGCATTCGGCCTCAAAGAAGGAGATGCCCTGTATCGTCCGGATTCTACCCGTGCCAAGATCTGGTAA
- a CDS encoding EamA family transporter, with product MNAPTHTRRDTYFLLAILAIIWGSSYILMKRGLLAYSPQQIGALRIFTAGLVMLPFAWRSRAKVQRHHWQFLILTGLLGNAIPSILFPLSETRISSALAGMINTLTPLFTLLIGFLMFGMQATRYRMLGLLIGLAGAVLLILGRGWGEASADARYSMFVVLATVCYAFSVNILRHKLHDLDPISTTSYSLLLMGTPMGIYLFTTDFVTRTSEHPKAFVSMGSILLLGMLSTAFSTVLFNRLIKQSGALVASSVTYLAPAVAALWGLLDNEEIGLLHLAGLGLILSGVYLIGRGGK from the coding sequence ATGAACGCCCCGACACACACGCGTCGCGATACCTACTTCTTATTGGCCATTCTGGCGATCATCTGGGGCAGTTCGTATATCCTGATGAAGCGCGGTTTGCTGGCGTACTCTCCACAGCAGATTGGCGCTTTGCGCATCTTCACGGCTGGCCTGGTGATGTTGCCGTTTGCGTGGCGATCGCGCGCGAAAGTGCAGCGCCACCACTGGCAGTTCCTGATCCTGACCGGCCTGTTGGGTAACGCGATCCCCTCGATCCTTTTTCCGTTATCCGAAACACGAATCTCCAGCGCCCTTGCCGGGATGATCAATACCCTGACGCCCTTGTTCACCTTGCTGATCGGTTTTCTGATGTTCGGTATGCAAGCTACCCGCTACCGCATGCTCGGACTGCTGATCGGTCTTGCCGGCGCGGTCTTGTTGATCCTGGGACGTGGCTGGGGTGAAGCCTCCGCGGATGCGCGATACTCCATGTTCGTGGTCCTGGCAACGGTTTGTTACGCGTTCAGCGTGAACATTCTCCGCCATAAGCTCCACGATCTTGATCCCATCTCAACGACTTCTTACTCTTTGCTCCTCATGGGGACACCGATGGGGATCTATCTCTTCACTACCGATTTTGTCACCCGGACTTCGGAACACCCGAAGGCTTTTGTCAGTATGGGCAGCATCTTACTGTTGGGCATGCTCTCGACCGCCTTTTCTACCGTGCTGTTCAACCGCCTCATCAAGCAGTCGGGCGCGCTGGTGGCAAGTTCAGTCACCTACCTGGCGCCGGCTGTTGCCGCGCTGTGGGGGCTTCTGGATAACGAAGAGATCGGACTGCTGCACCTGGCGGGACTCGGACTGATCCTTTCAGGCGTTTACCTGATCGGCAGGGGAGGGAAGTGA